In Balnearium lithotrophicum, the genomic stretch AACCCACTCTGTAAGGTCGTTCATTGTAGCCTTTTCAGCTCCCTCAAAGTAGGGTTTTCCCTTGTGAATCCCACACCTCGCCATACACGTCCCGCAGACCTTTACAGGCACTCCCCTTTCGATTAGTTCCTTTAACATTACTACCAAATCCTGGTCGTAGTTTTCAGGTTTTACCGTTTCGTTTCTTGCAAGGTCAACTGCATCGTTCATGAGGAAAATCCTGACAATTGCTCCCTTTTCAAGGAGCTTTCCTGCAAGCCTTAGGGCATTCCAGGTTAC encodes the following:
- a CDS encoding DsrE/DsrF/TusD sulfur relay family protein — protein: MQKVLLILNREPYDGTDVTWNALRLAGKLLEKGAIVRIFLMNDAVDLARNETVKPENYDQDLVVMLKELIERGVPVKVCGTCMARCGIHKGKPYFEGAEKATMNDLTEWVLDSNKVLTF